The following are encoded together in the Hoplias malabaricus isolate fHopMal1 chromosome 3, fHopMal1.hap1, whole genome shotgun sequence genome:
- the pou3f3b gene encoding POU domain, class 3, transcription factor 3-B, with amino-acid sequence MATAASNPYLPSSSILSSGSIVHSDSGGGGGMQTSGGSGGGYRGEPGVKMGAQGGDFMPGAMAAAAAAAAASNGAHMLSHAHQWVTSLPHAAAAAAAAAVAAAEAASPWSTSPVGMAGSPQGGQQGGQQDVKSNNSSRDDLHAASALHHRHLGPHQTHAGAWAAAAAHISSISQQQAQAQAQAQAQPQQPLIYSQPGGGFTVNGMLSAPGASSLVHAGLVRGDTPELEHAGHPHHPHHHHHHHHHHHHQQQQQQQQQQQQQQQHPQHHHHHQAPPAHHHGHEAHSDEDTPTSDDLEHFAKQFKQRRIKLGFTQADVGLALGTLYGNVFSQTTICRFEALQLSFKNMCKLKPLLNKWLEEADSSTGSPTSIDKIAAQGRKRKKRTSIEVSVKGALESHFLKCPKPSAQEITSLADSLQLEKEVVRVWFCNRRQKEKRMTPPGVPPQTPPDEVYSQLGNGHFLVDYLKDASLCGPSETGDQRVTATSSFHQVILAH; translated from the exons ATGGCCACGGCGGCTTCCAACCCGTACCTGCCCAGCAGCAGCATCCTCTCCTCGGGCTCCATCGTGCACTCGGACTCGGGCGGCGGCGGCGGGATGCAGACGAGCGGGGGCAGCGGCGGCGGTTACCGAGGCGAACCGGGGGTAAAAATGGGCGCGCAGGGCGGAGACTTCATGCCCGGCGCCATGGCcgcggcggcggcggcggcggctGCGAGCAACGGTGCGCACATGCTGAGCCACGCGCACCAGTGGGTCACCTCCCTGCCGCACGCCGCTGCAGCCGCTGCCGCTGCGGCCGTGGCTGCCGCCGAGGCCGCGTCGCCGTGGTCCACGAGCCCGGTGGGAATGGCGGGCAGCCCTCAGGGTGGGCAACAAGGTGGTCAGCAGGACGTGAAGAGCAACAATTCGTCGCGGGACGACTTGCACGCGGCGTCCGCGCTGCACCACCGGCATCTTGGGCCTCACCAGACGCACGCGGGCGCTTGGGCGGCCGCCGCCGCACACATCTCCTCCATCAGCCAGCAGCAGGCGCAGGCGCAGGCGCAAGCGCAGGCGCAGCCGCAGCAGCCGCTCATCTACTCGCAGCCAGGCGGTGGTTTCACGGTCAACGGCATGCTGAGCGCGCCGGGCGCCTCGAGTCTCGTTCACGCGGGGCTAGTGCGTGGCGACACGCCCGAGCTGGAGCACGCGGGCCACCCGCatcacccccaccaccaccatcaccaccatcatcaccaccatcatcaacagcagcagcaacagcagcaacagcagcagcagcagcagcagcacccgcagcaccaccaccatcaccaggCTCCGCCAGCCCACCACCATGGCCACGAGGCGCACTCGGACGAGGACACGCCTACGTCCGACGACCTCGAGCACTTTGCCAAGCAGTTCAAGCAGCGGCGCATCAAGCTGGGCTTCACGCAGGCGGACGTGGGCCTGGCGCTGGGCACGCTCTACGGCAACGTGTTCTCGCAGACCACCATCTGCCGCTTCGAGGCGCTGCAGCTGAGCTTCAAGAACATGTGCAAGCTCAAGCCGCTGCTCAACAAGTGGCTGGAGGAGGCCGACTCGTCCACGGGCAGCCCCACGAGCATCGACAAGATCGCGGCGCAGGGGCGCAAGCGCAAGAAGCGCACCAGCATCGAGGTGAGCGTCAAGGGTGCGCTGGAGAGCCACTTCCTCAAGTGCCCCAAGCCGTCTGCGCAGGAGATCACCTCGCTGGCCGACAGCCTGCAGCTGGAAAAGGAGGTGGTGCGCGTGTGGTTCTGCAACCGCCGGCAGAAGGAGAAGCGCATGACGCCGCCGGGAGTGCCGCCGCAGACGCCGCCCGACGAGGTGTACTCTCAGCTCGGCAAC ggACATTTTTTAGTAGATTACTTAAAAGACGCAAGTTTATGCGGGCCGAGCGAGACGGGCGACCAGAGGGTGACAGCTACAAGTTCGTTCCATCAGGTAATTCTGGCGCATTGA